A genomic segment from Pseudobacteriovorax antillogorgiicola encodes:
- a CDS encoding TetR/AcrR family transcriptional regulator C-terminal domain-containing protein, whose protein sequence is MAENRKKKARGKRKERHSVSREGILQHAIEIANEEGLPKVSMRRIASYFGVEAMSLYHHIQSKDEILNGMVDQILGQVSFDGEAPWQDSMRQRAESTRQVLIKNPWALGILESRPQPGPETLAYHDKVLGVLFRHGFSLALAAHTFSALDAYTYGFIMQEQALPFDNPEDLEIIAASILASFPKGAYPHLKRLTLDYILKPEYSYDKEFLYGLSLILDTLEARRKKEEDLVP, encoded by the coding sequence ATGGCTGAAAATAGAAAGAAAAAGGCGAGAGGGAAAAGGAAGGAAAGACATTCTGTCAGCCGAGAAGGAATTCTTCAGCATGCTATAGAAATCGCCAATGAGGAGGGCCTGCCTAAAGTTTCTATGCGCCGAATCGCTAGTTATTTTGGAGTGGAAGCCATGTCTCTCTATCACCATATTCAGAGCAAGGATGAGATTCTAAATGGTATGGTGGATCAAATTCTAGGGCAGGTTAGCTTTGATGGCGAAGCTCCTTGGCAGGACTCCATGCGACAAAGGGCGGAATCGACTCGTCAAGTTCTGATCAAGAACCCCTGGGCTCTAGGAATATTAGAGTCCAGGCCTCAGCCAGGTCCGGAAACTCTCGCTTATCATGATAAGGTTTTAGGGGTTCTGTTCCGCCATGGATTTAGCCTAGCTCTTGCTGCTCATACCTTCTCAGCCCTCGATGCCTATACCTATGGTTTTATCATGCAGGAGCAGGCCTTGCCATTTGATAACCCTGAAGATCTAGAGATCATTGCAGCTAGTATCCTCGCAAGTTTTCCAAAAGGAGCTTATCCGCACCTGAAGCGACTGACACTCGACTATATCTTGAAACCCGAATATTCATACGACAAGGAATTTTTATACGGCCTGAGCTTAATTTTAGATACACTTGAAGCTAGGCGCAAAAAGGAAGAAGACCTAGTCCCTTAG
- a CDS encoding VOC family protein, which yields MIKKLDHFNFSVTSLSDSIRWYQSVFGFKLEEQGTSNTGSPFAILRAGDALLAMYERPHAKFLSSEAQKQEGIHGFAHIAFTIEDEKQWLSTIEREDVVIDHEWKYPHSKSWYINDPTGHEIEVVLWDHGIAFG from the coding sequence ATGATCAAGAAACTGGACCACTTTAATTTTTCAGTCACAAGCTTAAGTGATTCGATTCGTTGGTATCAAAGTGTCTTTGGATTCAAATTAGAAGAACAAGGTACAAGCAACACGGGCAGTCCGTTTGCTATCTTACGAGCAGGGGATGCATTGCTGGCAATGTATGAGCGACCCCATGCTAAGTTTCTAAGTAGCGAAGCTCAAAAACAAGAAGGCATCCATGGTTTTGCCCATATAGCCTTCACCATTGAGGATGAAAAGCAATGGCTATCCACCATCGAACGAGAAGACGTGGTGATAGACCATGAATGGAAATACCCTCATTCTAAGTCCTGGTATATAAATGACCCCACGGGACACGAGATCGAAGTCGTCCTATGGGATCATGGCATTGCCTTCGGCTAA
- a CDS encoding Calx-beta domain-containing protein → MVRCLAIAVIIQLLSYACAEKERQTTASIDAGGHWLDLEKRFELKVNMKYRSGFQLSQTITDASLELQSCRSGYQQVFQLKADPISLYKYDIDCAIVVQSFDMNGQTYNLQGMFNPATGSQNFFTNGSGDLAIVTVREQLSNPTVDTDTISFEISQSIEGLEEIYDVNENIVIIETTTSGVNENDGQIKFLLRKVTEADSSALDVDILLSGSAELGSDYQTPPTTVTIPEGEVGVEFFVTLVDDNYAENTETLTVAILDGPEYYHYGAATTLIFDTDTDIDPTSQILWLTPESIVTSASDITSWTDQSGQNNHASQSNSGRQPSFATASVQGQDAALFDGIDDVLLISDTADINLASSASEKTLFAVFQTSGDISRRQIIYEQGGSTRGLSLYLDQGQLYFNGWNNANDDSGATTPWVSKYVAVNVDPNTVYVAALFFNHNNESISAYLNGSQIGSISGVGKLFAHSDDIGLGGPAGSTLFHDMGTNVSNTNFAGHIAEFVAYNSGQNESDLLGVLSFFNDKYGFNQPSVTLSANYEAVREGENIHPQITVFRTEVSDSDLSVTYSVSGSATETVDFELTQGILVIPAFESTASETIVIIDDNLGENTETIAVSVNDDPSYAIYQGDVTISIIDDEQFSPNGEVALQLDTSQGLSLVSGNLVSAWIDQSSENQQVYQSSNGARPTLQAGIVNGYDGVSFDGTDDLFVIDNDAALNTNGPYSGKTYAFAIRTGSDVTSHQVIYEQGGSARGVNFYILNGELYMNAYNFNNDDGGATTPWGSSFAKIPVSANQNYVVLGRFGQSQDFLELKVNDQEFQTTGIGFLFNHGGAIGLGGINNQTVFHDGSSASNGLYFQGALAETIFYNEAVSNVEWSSLYSYLAEKYLN, encoded by the coding sequence TTGGTTCGATGTTTAGCCATTGCGGTTATCATTCAATTACTTTCTTACGCATGTGCGGAGAAGGAGCGGCAAACAACTGCGTCCATCGACGCGGGTGGACATTGGCTGGATCTTGAGAAACGCTTTGAACTAAAAGTAAATATGAAATACCGCTCCGGATTTCAACTCAGCCAGACCATAACCGATGCCAGCCTTGAGCTTCAGTCTTGTCGCAGTGGCTACCAGCAGGTGTTTCAATTGAAAGCCGATCCCATCAGCCTTTACAAGTACGATATTGATTGTGCGATAGTTGTTCAAAGCTTTGATATGAACGGGCAAACGTACAACCTCCAGGGAATGTTTAATCCTGCTACCGGATCACAGAACTTCTTTACCAATGGGTCCGGAGATTTAGCAATCGTCACTGTTCGAGAACAGCTTTCAAATCCTACAGTGGATACGGATACTATCTCATTTGAAATCAGTCAGAGCATCGAAGGGCTAGAAGAAATCTACGATGTCAACGAAAATATCGTGATTATCGAAACCACAACAAGTGGAGTCAACGAAAATGATGGCCAGATTAAATTTTTACTCAGAAAGGTTACTGAGGCTGATTCATCAGCCTTAGATGTTGATATCCTACTCAGTGGTTCTGCAGAGCTCGGGAGTGACTATCAAACACCGCCGACAACTGTTACGATTCCAGAAGGAGAGGTAGGCGTAGAGTTCTTTGTGACTTTAGTGGATGATAACTACGCAGAGAACACAGAAACACTCACAGTCGCCATCTTGGACGGCCCTGAATACTATCACTATGGAGCTGCGACGACACTTATTTTTGACACTGATACAGACATCGATCCCACCAGTCAAATACTCTGGTTGACACCTGAAAGCATTGTGACATCTGCTTCAGATATCACTTCTTGGACTGATCAGTCAGGGCAAAACAATCACGCTTCTCAGAGCAATAGCGGGCGTCAACCAAGCTTTGCGACAGCAAGCGTGCAGGGGCAAGATGCAGCGTTATTTGACGGTATCGACGATGTCCTTTTGATTTCAGACACTGCAGATATTAACTTGGCCAGTTCTGCCTCAGAGAAGACGCTGTTCGCTGTTTTCCAAACTAGCGGGGACATTTCAAGACGACAAATCATTTATGAGCAAGGGGGTAGCACGAGAGGGCTGTCTCTTTATCTCGATCAAGGGCAACTCTATTTTAATGGCTGGAACAATGCCAACGATGATAGTGGTGCCACCACTCCATGGGTTTCTAAATATGTCGCCGTCAACGTTGATCCAAATACTGTTTACGTTGCTGCGCTATTTTTCAACCACAATAATGAATCTATCAGTGCCTACCTCAATGGATCTCAAATAGGATCGATCTCAGGGGTTGGTAAGTTGTTCGCCCATAGCGATGACATCGGTCTTGGTGGTCCAGCTGGTAGTACATTGTTTCACGACATGGGTACCAATGTTAGCAATACTAATTTCGCAGGACACATTGCAGAGTTTGTTGCTTACAACAGTGGACAGAATGAAAGTGACTTATTGGGAGTCCTTTCATTCTTCAACGATAAGTATGGATTTAATCAGCCTTCTGTGACTTTAAGTGCTAACTACGAGGCGGTACGAGAGGGTGAAAACATCCACCCCCAAATAACTGTTTTTCGGACTGAAGTTAGCGATAGCGATCTGAGTGTGACTTATTCGGTTAGTGGCTCAGCAACAGAAACCGTCGATTTCGAATTGACACAAGGCATATTAGTGATACCAGCTTTCGAGTCTACAGCCAGTGAAACCATTGTAATAATCGATGATAACTTAGGGGAAAATACCGAAACTATAGCCGTGAGCGTCAATGATGACCCTTCCTATGCTATCTATCAAGGGGACGTGACTATTTCAATCATCGATGATGAGCAATTCTCCCCCAATGGAGAGGTGGCCTTACAGCTAGATACCAGCCAGGGTTTAAGTTTGGTCTCAGGAAATTTGGTATCGGCTTGGATAGATCAAAGCTCTGAAAACCAGCAAGTCTATCAATCCAGCAATGGAGCGAGACCAACCTTGCAAGCAGGCATCGTGAACGGCTATGATGGAGTAAGCTTTGATGGAACAGACGATCTGTTTGTGATTGATAATGATGCTGCTTTGAATACCAACGGTCCCTATTCAGGAAAAACTTATGCATTCGCCATCCGCACGGGCAGTGATGTGACTAGTCACCAAGTTATTTATGAGCAGGGCGGTAGTGCTCGTGGGGTGAATTTCTATATTCTGAACGGCGAGCTTTATATGAACGCCTACAACTTCAATAACGATGACGGGGGCGCAACCACACCTTGGGGCTCTAGCTTTGCCAAGATTCCAGTATCAGCCAACCAAAACTATGTGGTTCTGGGACGTTTCGGCCAAAGCCAAGACTTTCTAGAACTAAAAGTTAACGACCAGGAGTTTCAAACCACGGGAATTGGCTTTTTATTCAATCACGGAGGAGCCATTGGCCTTGGTGGAATCAACAATCAGACTGTTTTTCATGATGGGTCATCAGCCTCAAATGGTCTTTACTTCCAAGGTGCTTTGGCAGAGACCATTTTCTACAACGAAGCTGTGTCTAATGTGGAGTGGTCTTCGTTGTACTCCTATCTTGCAGAGAAATATTTGAACTAA
- a CDS encoding NAD(P)-dependent alcohol dehydrogenase, giving the protein MNSYIKPKQTLALASRRYGDASQINVETRKIPDLKDGEMLVAVRCSGLTTADSMMRKGEPKFARLFLGLRGPRNPYLGTVFSGTIVATKGDTKELMVGQDIFGETGVAFGSNSDYIIIRHDAVVIPKPGDLSFEAAAVFCDGPLTSYNFIDQIASAEPGQRVYINGGAGSLGVAAIQIAKAKSCYVVASGSEPSHAELLKLGADEFWDYKAGAPTDLEAFDIVFDTVGKLSVNEGRSLLKKRGLYMSPVLTLPVLRAMLVGKIMKPKKRVLFAATGLKAKEDLVPMMKKLLDMYQKENLIVPIARTFDLQAASQAHALIDQGKKKKNFVILHKH; this is encoded by the coding sequence ATGAACAGTTACATAAAACCAAAGCAGACTTTAGCACTTGCCTCCAGACGATACGGAGATGCATCTCAGATAAATGTGGAAACCAGAAAGATCCCAGACCTAAAGGACGGTGAGATGCTGGTGGCTGTCCGATGCTCCGGGCTGACAACGGCGGACTCCATGATGCGCAAGGGGGAGCCTAAATTTGCGCGATTGTTTTTAGGTTTGCGTGGGCCACGAAATCCTTATTTGGGAACTGTATTTTCAGGAACCATAGTTGCGACTAAAGGCGACACGAAAGAATTAATGGTAGGGCAAGATATTTTTGGGGAAACAGGAGTCGCGTTCGGCTCCAATAGCGACTACATCATCATCCGTCACGATGCAGTCGTCATTCCCAAACCTGGAGATCTTTCGTTTGAAGCAGCAGCAGTCTTTTGTGATGGCCCTCTCACATCCTATAACTTTATCGACCAAATTGCTTCCGCCGAGCCAGGACAAAGAGTTTATATAAACGGAGGTGCAGGCTCCCTCGGTGTTGCAGCTATTCAGATTGCAAAGGCCAAATCCTGCTATGTTGTTGCCAGTGGAAGTGAGCCCAGTCACGCAGAACTCCTAAAACTCGGGGCCGACGAGTTCTGGGACTATAAAGCAGGAGCTCCAACCGATCTTGAAGCTTTTGATATTGTCTTTGATACAGTTGGCAAGCTAAGTGTTAATGAGGGGCGATCTCTTCTTAAGAAGCGAGGTCTCTATATGAGCCCTGTCCTTACTCTTCCAGTCTTAAGGGCCATGCTAGTTGGAAAGATTATGAAACCAAAAAAGCGAGTTTTATTTGCTGCTACGGGATTAAAAGCCAAGGAAGATCTCGTTCCTATGATGAAAAAGTTACTGGATATGTACCAGAAAGAAAATCTAATTGTGCCTATCGCAAGAACCTTTGATTTGCAAGCCGCAAGCCAAGCTCACGCACTTATAGATCAAGGCAAAAAGAAAAAGAACTTTGTCATTCTTCACAAACATTAG
- a CDS encoding FKBP-type peptidyl-prolyl cis-trans isomerase, which translates to MHLLYHQVQRFHMLLSQPIKVMWLQTISSIVLLLYLPSCTDPEIHPGFKIQEIEVGQGKDEVGKFDSVVLRYTGKFQDGTVFDSSGNESRKYSMRSATLIDGWKVGLLGMRVGGKRRLVIPPEMAFGKKGKARRIPPDATLIFDIELLEIR; encoded by the coding sequence ATGCACCTTCTATATCACCAAGTTCAAAGATTCCACATGCTCTTGAGCCAGCCAATCAAGGTAATGTGGCTCCAAACAATTTCATCGATTGTCTTGCTCTTATACCTTCCGTCATGTACCGATCCTGAAATTCATCCCGGCTTTAAAATTCAGGAGATTGAAGTAGGGCAAGGTAAAGACGAAGTCGGTAAATTTGATTCCGTTGTTCTACGCTACACGGGCAAGTTTCAAGACGGCACCGTATTCGACTCAAGTGGGAATGAGTCCAGGAAGTACTCAATGCGCAGCGCGACCTTGATTGATGGCTGGAAAGTAGGATTACTAGGAATGCGGGTTGGAGGAAAGCGGCGGCTTGTCATTCCACCAGAAATGGCATTCGGCAAGAAGGGCAAGGCTCGCCGCATTCCACCTGATGCCACCCTAATCTTTGACATCGAATTACTTGAGATCCGGTAG
- a CDS encoding helix-turn-helix domain-containing protein, translating to MEMTESYHLAKNIKYMRLQRKYSQEQLARRADIPRTTLSNLESGTGNPSLRTLVSLAKGLRVSVEELLSPPHREVELIKKQDLPLEERGKVCITKILPEVRSGFAIDRVKIEARGRMKGAPHKVGTKEYLCPLKGSVTLFLEGDAYIVKAGDLLIFPGDHHHSYQNSGDSVVEFISIVSLPH from the coding sequence ATGGAAATGACGGAATCTTACCACCTTGCCAAAAACATTAAGTATATGAGACTACAAAGAAAATACTCTCAGGAACAGCTCGCGCGCCGAGCGGACATCCCTCGCACGACTCTTAGCAATCTGGAGTCGGGTACGGGAAACCCAAGTCTCAGAACCCTAGTGTCGCTTGCAAAAGGGCTGCGGGTGTCGGTGGAGGAACTGCTTTCGCCCCCTCATCGTGAAGTTGAGTTGATAAAGAAACAAGATCTGCCGTTGGAAGAAAGAGGAAAGGTTTGTATCACCAAAATCCTTCCAGAAGTGCGCAGTGGTTTTGCCATTGATCGTGTAAAAATCGAAGCCCGGGGCAGGATGAAGGGGGCTCCTCATAAAGTTGGTACAAAGGAGTATCTTTGTCCTTTGAAAGGTTCAGTAACGCTCTTCCTGGAAGGGGATGCTTATATTGTAAAGGCTGGAGATCTACTAATTTTCCCTGGAGATCATCATCACTCTTATCAAAATAGTGGCGACTCAGTTGTTGAGTTTATTAGTATTGTGAGCTTACCCCATTAA